The Thermus brockianus genome window below encodes:
- a CDS encoding DUF5639 domain-containing protein, with translation MELHAADQYLVAEAGVDLLAVLEALKGTGLYPPFPPVELPGGVGGLVARGGFAQNFFFPAEVLGLTFRTPKGRVVRAGGVVVKNVQGYDLVRPFVGSFGLLGEALEVVFRLRPGQASLFLRRPFSGEFPALSPSPRFLFALKEGEAWWLYAYHFGPEKEVARFHEAFGGEEVRPLDLRPLFPRGMGVGEGPLKDLRFAWRDGGKAPEAPALFQRLAASL, from the coding sequence ATGGAGCTCCACGCCGCCGACCAGTACCTGGTGGCCGAGGCGGGAGTAGACCTCCTCGCCGTCCTCGAGGCCCTGAAGGGCACGGGCCTATACCCGCCTTTTCCCCCGGTGGAGCTCCCCGGGGGAGTAGGGGGGCTTGTGGCCCGAGGGGGCTTCGCCCAGAACTTCTTCTTCCCCGCCGAGGTCCTGGGCCTCACCTTCCGCACCCCCAAGGGCCGGGTGGTCCGGGCCGGAGGGGTGGTGGTGAAAAACGTCCAGGGATATGACCTGGTGCGCCCCTTTGTGGGAAGCTTCGGCCTCCTGGGGGAGGCCCTAGAGGTGGTCTTCCGCCTAAGGCCGGGGCAGGCCTCGCTTTTTCTCCGCCGCCCCTTTTCGGGGGAGTTTCCCGCCCTTTCCCCTTCCCCCCGCTTCCTCTTCGCCCTAAAGGAGGGGGAGGCCTGGTGGCTTTACGCCTACCACTTCGGCCCCGAGAAGGAGGTGGCCCGCTTCCACGAGGCCTTTGGCGGGGAGGAGGTGAGGCCGCTGGACCTCCGCCCCCTCTTCCCCCGGGGCATGGGGGTCGGGGAGGGCCCCCTAAAGGACCTCCGCTTCGCCTGGCGGGATGGGGGAAAAGCCCCGGAGGCCCCGGCCCTCTTCCAGAGGCTCGCCGCCTCCCTCTAA
- a CDS encoding primosomal protein N', which translates to MRVLQVALSLPLPPMSYLPPLGAEGEEALGRRVAVPWRGEVRLGVVVGEGGGPTHTLRHAIAYLDQGPYLRPEEILFLEEAARYLFAPLGQVLSDFLPPFPEVRHRVRLYPGADPSRLPRGLEALTDWQEAKGFDPKALDLLREAGLLEEEVAFKEGKRVLLPLREAHPDPELDRVLRVLSSLGQAESLAALARAAGVGVGRVKRLLAEGYIGYGPPSPPPREGRPVAPLFLPERPGRVNGGRFGERVRLLKGLVAEGDHLVLFPEVSLLERFLAHFPEARPYHGGLPPWEREALFRKPEGLVFATYPGLLLPFTPRSLVVVEEGSESYKLPSGTRAFVPPLAEMRARLLGIPLTYLSQVPSVEVLERPGLTFPVPKPRLLLLDLRREKGFPLVGRAWALLQQVEEKGRQALVLAPRKGYSALLLCADCGYKPTCPNCALPLRYHKGGKGRLLCHQCGHEEAPPALCPVCGSTLLEPKGPGLEWLQEVLRERLGVPVYRYAKDAKDDLTPLLQGAPGVVVGTTALLRGPVLPELALVLLPYAEGFLLEADFRAAERYHRLLWALTELRPGRKPLLALQTYHPDHPAHQALLEGSVEAFPWAEKALREALGYPPKGRMVKLEVAHRKEERALAEAYALLEALKGVAEEGEVLGPAPAPVPRVKGLYVYHLLLKGSTERLHALLSRLDRRRFKLDPDPHRFVGLLGD; encoded by the coding sequence ATGCGGGTCCTGCAGGTGGCCCTGTCCCTGCCCCTTCCCCCCATGAGCTACCTGCCCCCCTTGGGCGCCGAGGGGGAGGAGGCCTTGGGGCGGCGGGTGGCGGTGCCCTGGCGGGGGGAGGTGCGGCTTGGGGTGGTGGTGGGGGAAGGGGGTGGGCCCACCCACACCCTGCGCCACGCCATCGCCTACCTGGACCAGGGTCCCTACCTGCGCCCGGAGGAGATCCTTTTCCTGGAGGAGGCTGCCCGCTACCTCTTTGCCCCCTTGGGCCAGGTCCTTTCGGACTTCCTTCCCCCCTTTCCCGAGGTGCGCCACCGGGTGCGGCTTTACCCCGGGGCGGACCCAAGCCGCTTGCCCCGGGGCCTCGAGGCCCTCACGGACTGGCAGGAGGCCAAGGGGTTTGACCCCAAGGCCCTGGACCTCCTCCGGGAGGCCGGGCTTTTGGAGGAGGAGGTGGCCTTCAAGGAGGGGAAAAGGGTCCTGTTGCCCCTTAGGGAGGCCCACCCCGACCCGGAGCTGGACCGGGTGCTCCGGGTGCTTTCCTCCCTCGGCCAGGCGGAAAGCCTCGCCGCCTTGGCCCGGGCGGCGGGGGTAGGGGTGGGGCGGGTGAAGCGGCTTCTGGCGGAGGGGTATATCGGCTACGGCCCCCCCTCTCCCCCGCCCCGGGAGGGGAGGCCGGTGGCGCCCCTTTTCCTCCCCGAGCGGCCCGGCCGGGTGAACGGGGGGCGGTTTGGGGAAAGGGTGCGCCTCCTCAAGGGACTGGTGGCGGAGGGGGACCACCTGGTCCTCTTCCCCGAGGTGAGCCTTTTGGAGAGGTTTTTGGCCCATTTCCCCGAGGCCAGGCCCTACCATGGGGGGCTTCCCCCTTGGGAGCGGGAGGCCCTTTTCCGGAAGCCGGAGGGCCTGGTTTTCGCCACCTACCCCGGCCTCCTCCTCCCCTTCACCCCCCGCTCCCTGGTGGTGGTGGAGGAGGGGAGCGAGAGCTACAAGCTCCCCTCGGGCACCCGGGCCTTCGTGCCCCCCTTGGCGGAGATGCGGGCGAGGCTTTTGGGCATCCCCCTCACCTACCTCTCCCAGGTGCCCTCCGTGGAGGTCCTGGAGCGGCCGGGCCTCACCTTCCCCGTGCCCAAGCCGCGGCTTCTCCTTTTGGACCTCCGGCGGGAGAAGGGCTTTCCCCTGGTGGGACGGGCCTGGGCCCTCCTCCAACAGGTGGAGGAGAAGGGGCGGCAGGCCCTGGTCCTCGCCCCCCGCAAGGGGTATAGCGCCCTCCTCCTCTGCGCCGACTGCGGCTACAAGCCCACCTGTCCCAACTGCGCCCTCCCCTTGCGCTACCACAAGGGGGGGAAGGGGAGGCTTTTGTGCCACCAGTGCGGCCACGAGGAGGCCCCGCCCGCCCTCTGCCCGGTGTGCGGCTCCACCCTCCTGGAACCCAAGGGGCCGGGGTTGGAGTGGCTCCAGGAGGTTTTGCGGGAAAGGCTTGGCGTGCCCGTCTACCGCTACGCCAAGGACGCCAAGGACGACCTCACCCCCCTCCTGCAGGGGGCGCCGGGGGTGGTGGTGGGGACCACGGCCCTCCTCCGGGGCCCCGTGCTCCCCGAGCTCGCCCTGGTCCTCCTCCCTTACGCCGAGGGGTTTCTGCTGGAGGCGGACTTCCGGGCGGCGGAGCGGTACCACCGGCTCCTCTGGGCCCTCACCGAGCTCCGCCCCGGCAGGAAGCCCCTCCTCGCCCTCCAGACCTACCACCCGGACCACCCCGCCCACCAGGCCCTCCTGGAGGGGAGCGTGGAGGCCTTCCCCTGGGCGGAGAAGGCCCTGCGGGAGGCCTTGGGCTACCCGCCCAAAGGGCGCATGGTGAAGCTGGAGGTGGCCCACCGCAAGGAGGAGCGGGCCTTGGCGGAGGCCTACGCCCTCTTGGAGGCCCTAAAGGGCGTGGCCGAGGAAGGGGAGGTCCTGGGCCCCGCCCCGGCTCCCGTGCCCCGGGTGAAGGGGCTTTACGTCTACCATCTCCTCCTCAAGGGGAGCACGGAGCGGCTCCACGCCCTCCTCTCCCGCCTGGACCGCCGCCGCTTTAAGCTGGACCCCGATCCCCACCGCTTCGTGGGGCTTTTGGGGGACTAG
- the pheT gene encoding phenylalanine--tRNA ligase subunit beta, whose product MRVPFSWLKEYVPELESPEVLEERLAGLGFETDRIERIFSIPQGVVFARVLEASPIPGTGLKRLVLDAGKVVEVVSGAENARAGIAVALALPGTELGGIKVGERRIQGVVSFGMALSPKELGVGEYGGGLLAFPWEALPPGTPLAEAWPEEVVLDLEVTPNRPDALGLLGLAYDLHALGYALKEPEAHPKAEAVPLPFGLRVEDPEGAPHFTLGYAFGLQVGPSPLWLQRALFAAGMRPISNVVDVTNYVMLERAQPMHAFDLRFLGEGILVRRARPGERLRTLDGVERTLHPEDLLIAGYRGEESFPLGLAGVMGGAESEVREDTEAIALEVAQFDPVSIRKTARRHGLRTEASHRFERGVDPMGQLPAQRRALSLLQALAGARVAEGILEAGQPTPPKPIPFRPDYANRLLGTAYPEAEQLAILKRLGCRVEGEGPYRVTPPSRRLDLTLEEDLVEEVARIQGYETIPLSLPAFFPAPDNRGVGRPYQRERRLRELLAGLGFQEVYTYSFFDPEEASRFRLPPPPLRLLNPLSPEKAALRTHLFPGLLKVLRENLALDKPERALLFEMGRVYGVEGALVREETHLAGLLFGEGVGLPFGEKLSGYPLLKGLLEALFARLGLRAEVEAHPYPFLHPGVSGRLRVEGEERGFLGEVHPEVLRELELPRVWVFELLLPLPEKAFRFQDPSRYPLALRDLAVVVPEATPYLEVERVLREAAGPYLESLALFDLYQGPPLKDGTKSLAFHLRFRHPERTLTDQEVDQAMAQAFRAVQERGWEIRG is encoded by the coding sequence ATGAGGGTGCCCTTCTCCTGGCTTAAAGAATACGTGCCCGAGCTGGAAAGCCCCGAGGTCCTGGAGGAGCGCCTGGCGGGCTTGGGGTTTGAAACGGACCGGATAGAGCGCATCTTCTCCATCCCCCAGGGCGTGGTCTTCGCCCGGGTGCTGGAGGCGAGCCCCATCCCCGGCACGGGGCTCAAGCGCCTGGTGCTGGACGCGGGGAAGGTGGTGGAGGTGGTCTCGGGGGCGGAAAACGCCCGAGCGGGCATCGCCGTGGCCCTGGCCCTTCCCGGCACCGAGCTTGGAGGGATCAAGGTCGGCGAGAGGCGCATCCAAGGGGTGGTCTCCTTCGGCATGGCCCTCTCCCCCAAGGAGCTCGGGGTGGGGGAGTACGGCGGGGGGCTTTTGGCGTTCCCCTGGGAAGCCCTCCCCCCCGGCACCCCCTTGGCGGAGGCCTGGCCCGAGGAGGTGGTGTTGGACCTGGAGGTCACCCCCAACCGCCCCGACGCCCTGGGGCTTCTGGGCCTGGCCTACGATCTCCACGCCCTGGGCTATGCCCTGAAGGAGCCCGAGGCCCACCCAAAGGCCGAGGCGGTACCCCTTCCCTTTGGGCTTCGGGTGGAGGACCCGGAAGGCGCCCCCCACTTCACCCTGGGCTACGCCTTCGGGCTCCAGGTGGGCCCAAGCCCCCTATGGCTCCAAAGGGCCCTTTTCGCCGCGGGGATGCGGCCCATCAGCAACGTGGTGGACGTGACCAACTACGTGATGCTGGAAAGGGCCCAGCCCATGCACGCCTTTGACCTGCGCTTCCTGGGCGAGGGCATCCTGGTGCGGCGGGCAAGGCCCGGGGAAAGGCTTCGCACCCTGGACGGGGTGGAAAGGACCCTCCACCCCGAGGACCTCCTCATCGCCGGCTACCGGGGGGAGGAGAGCTTCCCCTTGGGCCTCGCCGGGGTCATGGGCGGGGCGGAAAGCGAGGTGCGGGAGGACACGGAGGCCATCGCCCTGGAGGTGGCCCAGTTTGACCCCGTTTCCATCCGCAAGACCGCCCGGCGCCACGGGCTTCGCACCGAGGCTAGCCACCGCTTTGAGCGGGGGGTGGACCCCATGGGGCAACTTCCCGCCCAAAGGCGGGCCCTAAGCCTCCTCCAGGCCTTGGCGGGGGCTCGGGTGGCAGAGGGCATCCTAGAGGCGGGCCAGCCCACCCCGCCCAAGCCTATCCCTTTCCGCCCGGACTACGCCAACCGCCTCCTCGGCACCGCCTACCCGGAAGCGGAGCAACTGGCCATCCTGAAACGCCTGGGCTGCCGGGTGGAGGGGGAAGGCCCCTACCGGGTGACGCCGCCAAGCCGCAGGCTGGACCTCACCTTGGAGGAGGACCTGGTGGAGGAGGTGGCCCGGATCCAGGGGTACGAAACCATCCCCCTTTCCCTCCCCGCCTTCTTCCCTGCCCCCGACAACCGGGGGGTGGGCAGGCCTTACCAAAGGGAGCGGCGCCTTAGGGAGCTTTTGGCAGGGCTCGGCTTCCAAGAGGTCTACACCTATAGCTTCTTTGACCCCGAGGAGGCTTCCCGCTTCCGCCTTCCCCCACCCCCTTTGCGGCTCCTAAACCCCTTGAGCCCGGAGAAGGCCGCCCTGCGCACCCACCTCTTCCCCGGTCTCCTCAAGGTCCTAAGGGAAAACCTGGCCCTGGACAAGCCGGAACGGGCCCTCCTCTTTGAGATGGGCCGGGTCTACGGGGTGGAAGGGGCTTTGGTGCGGGAGGAAACCCATCTGGCGGGCCTCCTCTTCGGCGAGGGGGTGGGGCTTCCCTTCGGGGAGAAGCTCTCGGGCTACCCCCTCCTCAAGGGCCTCCTGGAAGCCCTCTTCGCCCGGCTGGGCCTAAGGGCGGAGGTGGAGGCCCACCCCTACCCCTTCCTCCACCCCGGGGTCTCGGGCCGCCTCCGGGTGGAGGGAGAGGAGCGGGGCTTTTTGGGGGAGGTCCACCCCGAGGTGCTAAGGGAACTGGAGCTTCCCCGGGTGTGGGTCTTTGAGCTCCTCCTGCCCCTTCCGGAGAAGGCCTTCCGCTTCCAAGACCCCTCCCGCTACCCCCTGGCCCTGCGGGACCTGGCGGTGGTGGTGCCCGAGGCCACCCCTTACCTGGAGGTGGAGCGGGTCCTGCGGGAAGCGGCGGGGCCCTATTTGGAAAGCCTCGCCCTCTTTGACCTCTACCAAGGGCCGCCCCTCAAGGACGGCACCAAAAGCCTCGCCTTCCACCTCCGCTTCCGCCATCCCGAGCGCACCCTCACCGACCAAGAGGTGGACCAGGCCATGGCCCAGGCCTTCCGGGCGGTGCAGGAGCGGGGCTGGGAGATAAGGGGGTAG
- a CDS encoding MFS transporter has product MRLAVLLSGVALYSALYAVVPLLPLLERLHGAPPGAAGPGMGLPLLLLVLLSPLVPRLPWPGGALLGGGLLLVGLGGALGAFSPSLPLWTLCRLLQGVGAALVPTLAIALVPVLYPQRALEMAGLYMAGNVLGGGLGRVLAGLLAEGLGVRGALFLLSLPALLLGLLVLRAPAGLPPLGRPRYDPRAFPLYAVGSILLFLNLFLANLLPYRLLEWGYGPGEVGLVYLAYLFGIPGSALSGVLARRFGAVATFRLAFLLVLLGLGLLLLPPPLLVLGFVLQMAALFTAQSLASGAAGRRGAGVSGTYVASFYLGGTLAGLLYPFFLHSFPLAVGVGMGLAVLAFLLAPVR; this is encoded by the coding sequence ATGCGCCTGGCCGTCCTCCTCTCCGGCGTGGCCCTCTACAGCGCCCTCTACGCCGTGGTACCCCTTCTTCCCCTCCTGGAAAGGCTCCACGGCGCCCCCCCGGGAGCGGCGGGGCCGGGGATGGGGCTTCCCCTCCTCCTCCTCGTCCTCCTCTCCCCCCTGGTGCCCCGCCTCCCGTGGCCCGGGGGGGCGCTCCTGGGGGGAGGGCTCCTCTTGGTGGGCCTGGGCGGGGCCTTGGGGGCCTTTAGCCCCAGCCTTCCCCTCTGGACCCTCTGCCGCCTCCTCCAAGGGGTGGGGGCGGCCCTGGTGCCCACCTTGGCCATCGCCCTGGTTCCCGTGCTCTACCCCCAGAGGGCCTTGGAGATGGCGGGGCTTTACATGGCGGGCAACGTCCTGGGCGGGGGGCTCGGCCGGGTCCTGGCGGGGCTTTTGGCGGAGGGACTTGGGGTGCGGGGGGCGCTTTTCCTCCTCTCCCTTCCCGCCCTCCTCCTCGGCCTCCTCGTCCTCCGGGCCCCCGCCGGCCTTCCCCCCTTGGGAAGGCCCCGGTATGACCCAAGGGCCTTTCCCCTCTACGCCGTGGGGAGTATCCTCCTCTTTCTGAACCTCTTCCTCGCCAACCTCCTCCCCTACCGCCTCCTGGAGTGGGGGTATGGCCCGGGGGAGGTGGGGTTGGTCTACCTGGCCTACCTCTTCGGCATCCCGGGTAGCGCCCTTTCCGGGGTCCTGGCCCGGCGGTTTGGGGCGGTGGCCACCTTCCGCCTGGCCTTCCTCCTGGTCCTCCTGGGGCTAGGCCTTCTCCTCCTGCCCCCGCCCCTTCTGGTCCTGGGCTTCGTCCTCCAGATGGCCGCCCTCTTCACCGCCCAGAGCCTGGCCTCGGGGGCGGCGGGGCGGAGGGGGGCGGGGGTGAGCGGGACCTACGTGGCGAGCTTCTACCTGGGGGGAACCCTGGCGGGCCTCCTTTACCCCTTCTTCCTCCACAGCTTCCCCCTGGCGGTGGGGGTGGGGATGGGCCTGGCGGTCTTGGCCTTCCTCCTCGCCCCGGTGCGCTAG
- the rapZ gene encoding RNase adapter RapZ, translating into MRFLVLTGLSGAGKTTAKGFLEDLGYFMVDNLPPSLWKPLLEELAARGIERAGVVLDARALPFFAELEEALAALRPVVVFLEARPEVLLRRYNLTRRLHPLGAGNLMREIEEERKALGNLRAQAHLVLDTSELSPRALKEALVRFLGEEAGFTLRLLSFGFKWGPPPEADLVLDVRPFPNPHYDPALKPKSGLDPEVKAYVFREDLEAYYRALLTVAGLAAEGAKAEGRAFYTVAVGCTGGRHRSVAVAERLAEELSGRFRVEVTHRDVAKEA; encoded by the coding sequence ATGCGCTTCCTGGTGCTCACGGGGCTTTCTGGGGCGGGGAAGACCACGGCCAAGGGGTTTTTGGAGGACCTCGGCTACTTCATGGTGGACAACCTTCCCCCAAGCCTCTGGAAACCCCTTTTGGAGGAGCTCGCCGCTAGGGGGATAGAACGGGCCGGGGTGGTGCTGGACGCCCGGGCCCTCCCCTTCTTCGCCGAGCTGGAGGAGGCCTTGGCGGCGCTTAGGCCGGTGGTGGTCTTCCTCGAGGCCCGCCCCGAGGTGCTCCTAAGGCGCTACAACCTCACCCGCCGCCTCCACCCCTTGGGGGCGGGGAACCTCATGCGGGAGATAGAGGAGGAACGGAAGGCCCTGGGGAACCTCAGGGCCCAGGCCCACCTGGTCCTGGACACCTCCGAGCTCTCCCCGCGGGCGCTTAAGGAGGCCCTGGTGCGCTTTTTGGGGGAGGAGGCGGGCTTCACCCTGCGCCTCCTCTCCTTCGGCTTCAAGTGGGGGCCACCCCCGGAGGCGGACCTGGTCCTGGACGTCCGCCCCTTCCCCAACCCCCACTACGACCCCGCCCTCAAGCCCAAAAGCGGCCTGGACCCCGAGGTGAAGGCCTACGTCTTCCGGGAGGACCTGGAGGCCTATTACCGCGCCCTCCTCACCGTGGCGGGCCTAGCGGCGGAAGGGGCGAAGGCGGAGGGGCGGGCCTTTTACACCGTGGCCGTGGGGTGCACCGGGGGGCGGCACCGGAGCGTGGCGGTGGCGGAGAGGCTAGCGGAGGAGCTTTCGGGCCGCTTTCGCGTGGAGGTGACCCACCGGGATGTGGCGAAGGAGGCTTAG
- a CDS encoding DUF3208 family protein, giving the protein MQAVRLFQGYLWHPKEAPLDPRALLPGEVLGARLLLDEVPPPTPFFEDGTPTHTQRFYQLTLLLLTDEPPEALKPLAEEAARALAAHLEALPPGVGWLLLEDLRPL; this is encoded by the coding sequence GTGCAGGCCGTGCGGCTTTTCCAAGGGTACCTCTGGCACCCCAAGGAGGCCCCCCTAGACCCCAGGGCCCTCCTCCCGGGGGAGGTCCTGGGGGCGAGGCTCCTCCTGGACGAGGTCCCGCCCCCCACCCCCTTCTTTGAGGATGGCACCCCCACCCACACCCAGCGCTTCTACCAGCTCACCCTTCTCCTCCTCACGGACGAGCCCCCCGAGGCCCTGAAGCCCTTGGCGGAGGAGGCGGCCCGGGCCCTGGCGGCCCACCTGGAGGCCCTGCCCCCCGGGGTGGGGTGGCTTCTTCTGGAGGACCTCCGCCCCCTTTAG
- the alr gene encoding alanine racemase: MERAWIEVDLKALWANWRLLAAKARGEVIPVLKADAYGHGALPIARFLLERGARRVAVATVAEGRALREGGVEGEVLLLGSLHPLEAEEALRWGLTPTLSTLEAAEALAGRARALGLTPRAHLKVDTGMNRVGFPFEEALPALRAVEALGIRVEGVYSHLATAGEDAAFVEVQRRRFQEVRRALGEGYFYHLENSYGLLLHGGENVRVGLALYGLVPGFGLKPILRLLARPTLVKRLKPGDRVGYGGEYVAKGGEWLATLPVGYADGLPRGAVAWVKGPSGELCPVAGRISMDQTTVLLPGPVGLEAVFEVLSADFGPTGLCAWAEARRTIPYEVAVHLSRRLPRFYL; encoded by the coding sequence ATGGAAAGGGCCTGGATAGAGGTGGACCTAAAGGCCCTTTGGGCCAACTGGCGCCTCCTTGCCGCCAAGGCCCGGGGGGAGGTGATCCCCGTCCTCAAGGCGGACGCCTACGGCCACGGGGCCTTGCCCATCGCCCGCTTTCTCCTGGAAAGGGGGGCGAGGCGGGTGGCGGTGGCCACGGTGGCGGAGGGGCGGGCCTTGCGGGAAGGGGGGGTGGAGGGGGAGGTCCTCCTTTTGGGAAGCCTCCACCCTTTGGAGGCGGAGGAGGCCCTTAGGTGGGGCCTCACGCCCACCCTCTCCACCCTCGAGGCCGCGGAGGCCCTGGCGGGGCGGGCGAGGGCCCTGGGGCTCACCCCCCGGGCCCACCTCAAGGTGGACACGGGGATGAACCGGGTGGGCTTCCCCTTTGAGGAGGCCCTCCCCGCCCTGCGGGCGGTGGAGGCCTTGGGCATCCGGGTGGAGGGGGTCTACAGCCACCTGGCCACCGCCGGGGAGGATGCGGCCTTCGTGGAGGTGCAACGCCGCCGCTTCCAGGAGGTGCGCAGGGCCCTTGGGGAGGGCTACTTCTACCACCTGGAGAACTCCTATGGCCTCCTCCTCCACGGCGGGGAGAACGTGCGGGTGGGGCTTGCCCTTTACGGCCTCGTTCCGGGCTTCGGCCTAAAGCCCATCCTCCGCCTCCTCGCCCGGCCCACCCTGGTGAAGCGGCTCAAGCCGGGGGACCGGGTGGGGTATGGGGGGGAGTACGTGGCCAAGGGGGGGGAGTGGCTCGCCACCCTCCCCGTGGGCTACGCCGACGGGCTTCCCCGGGGGGCGGTGGCCTGGGTCAAGGGGCCCTCCGGGGAGCTCTGCCCCGTGGCGGGCCGGATTTCCATGGACCAGACCACGGTCCTCCTCCCCGGTCCCGTGGGCCTCGAGGCGGTCTTTGAGGTGCTCTCCGCCGACTTCGGCCCCACGGGGCTTTGCGCCTGGGCCGAGGCCCGAAGGACCATCCCCTACGAGGTGGCGGTCCACCTTTCCCGGAGGCTTCCCCGCTTTTACCTTTAG
- a CDS encoding gluconeogenesis factor YvcK family protein, with protein MWRRRLSPPSLRWLYPGMRVKRFALLALLGVLLFGLGLAELLPSLGLQGPWPWGLLLGGLFLGVLGIWTMNRSMLSAFTEPEEVPERVYVRRRLEQGPKVVAFGGGTGLSRILRGLKEHTARTTALVAVTDDGGSTGRLRLSYGLPAVGDLVDCLAALSDHPALPELLGYRFDRGELGGHTFGNLFLVTLFEVAGDFAEAVRKANAILNLRGQALPATPEAVRLRARFQDGAEVVGEVAIRERRGRIREVFLEPEPEEVMPEALEAIARAELLVLGPGSLYTSVIPSFLPKPLKKALLEAKAPLVYVVNLMTEPGETDGYTAYEHYKAVAYHLGRRPEVVLVHTAPIPEEVLRRYAAEGRYPVPFDPRPFAADGVRVLTGDFREEGPLAQHDPKKVVQALLSLV; from the coding sequence ATGTGGCGAAGGAGGCTTAGCCCCCCCTCCCTGCGCTGGCTTTACCCGGGGATGCGGGTGAAGCGCTTCGCCCTCCTCGCCCTCCTCGGGGTCCTCCTCTTCGGGCTTGGGCTCGCCGAACTCCTACCCTCCTTGGGCCTACAGGGCCCCTGGCCCTGGGGCCTCCTCCTTGGGGGGCTCTTCCTCGGGGTCCTGGGGATCTGGACCATGAACCGGAGCATGCTCTCCGCCTTCACCGAGCCCGAGGAGGTGCCGGAAAGGGTCTACGTGCGCCGAAGGCTGGAACAGGGCCCCAAGGTGGTGGCCTTCGGGGGAGGGACGGGGCTATCCCGCATCCTCCGGGGCCTCAAGGAGCACACCGCCCGCACCACTGCCCTCGTGGCGGTGACGGATGACGGGGGCTCCACGGGGCGGCTCCGCCTCTCCTATGGCCTGCCGGCGGTGGGGGACCTGGTGGACTGCCTCGCCGCCCTTTCCGACCACCCTGCCCTTCCCGAGCTCCTCGGCTACCGCTTTGACCGGGGGGAGCTTGGGGGGCACACCTTCGGCAACCTCTTCCTGGTAACCCTCTTTGAGGTGGCGGGGGACTTCGCCGAGGCGGTGCGGAAGGCCAACGCCATCCTGAACCTTAGGGGCCAGGCCCTCCCCGCCACCCCCGAGGCGGTGCGCCTTAGGGCGCGCTTCCAGGACGGGGCGGAGGTGGTGGGGGAGGTAGCCATCCGGGAAAGGCGGGGGCGGATCCGGGAGGTCTTCCTGGAACCCGAGCCGGAGGAGGTGATGCCGGAGGCCCTGGAGGCCATCGCCCGGGCAGAGCTTCTGGTCCTGGGGCCAGGGAGCCTCTACACGAGCGTCATCCCGAGCTTCCTGCCCAAGCCCCTCAAGAAGGCGCTCCTGGAGGCCAAGGCTCCCCTCGTCTACGTGGTAAACCTCATGACCGAACCCGGGGAGACGGACGGCTACACCGCCTACGAGCACTACAAGGCGGTGGCCTACCACCTGGGGCGGAGGCCCGAGGTGGTCCTGGTCCACACCGCCCCCATCCCGGAGGAGGTCCTAAGGCGCTACGCCGCGGAGGGCCGCTACCCCGTGCCCTTTGACCCGAGGCCCTTCGCCGCCGATGGGGTGCGGGTCCTCACGGGGGACTTCCGGGAAGAGGGCCCCTTGGCCCAACACGACCCCAAGAAGGTGGTGCAGGCCCTTCTAAGCCTGGTATAA
- the pheS gene encoding phenylalanine--tRNA ligase subunit alpha, with amino-acid sequence MRELEEALAAIREAEDLEALKTLKARYLGKKGLLTEAMKALAHLPLEERKKRGQELNALKEALERALEEQAKALEEAALRAALERERLDVSLPGVRLFPGGLHPITLMERELVGIFQALGYEAVEGPEVESELFNFDALNIPEHHPARDMWDTFWLEGAYRVPGPLGEEAEGRLLLRTHTSPMQVRYMVAHTPPFRIVVPGRVFRFEQTDATHEAVFHQLEGLVVGEGITMAHLKGAILELAQALFGPEARVRFQPVYFPFVEPGAQFAIWWPEGEKWLELGGAGMVHPKVFQAVDAYRERLGLPPAYQGVTGFAFGLGVERLAMLRFGIPDIRYFFGGRLKFLEQFRGVL; translated from the coding sequence ATGCGGGAGCTGGAAGAAGCCTTGGCCGCCATCCGCGAGGCAGAGGACCTCGAGGCCCTAAAAACCCTGAAAGCCCGCTACCTAGGCAAAAAAGGCCTCCTCACCGAGGCCATGAAGGCCCTCGCCCACCTGCCCTTGGAGGAGCGGAAAAAGCGGGGGCAGGAGCTCAACGCCCTCAAGGAAGCCCTGGAAAGGGCGCTGGAGGAACAGGCAAAGGCGCTAGAGGAAGCTGCCCTACGGGCAGCTTTGGAGCGGGAGAGGCTGGACGTCTCCTTGCCGGGGGTTAGGCTTTTCCCCGGGGGGCTCCACCCCATCACCCTGATGGAACGGGAGCTCGTGGGCATCTTCCAGGCCCTGGGCTACGAGGCGGTGGAGGGCCCCGAGGTGGAGAGCGAGCTCTTCAACTTTGACGCCCTGAACATCCCCGAGCACCACCCGGCGCGGGACATGTGGGACACCTTCTGGCTGGAAGGGGCCTACCGGGTGCCGGGCCCCCTGGGGGAAGAGGCGGAGGGGAGGCTTCTCCTCCGCACCCATACCTCCCCCATGCAGGTGCGCTACATGGTGGCCCACACCCCCCCCTTCCGCATCGTGGTGCCCGGGCGGGTCTTCCGCTTTGAGCAGACGGACGCCACCCACGAGGCGGTCTTCCACCAGCTGGAGGGGCTCGTGGTGGGGGAGGGCATCACCATGGCCCACCTGAAGGGGGCCATCCTAGAGCTCGCCCAGGCCCTTTTCGGCCCCGAGGCCCGGGTGCGGTTCCAGCCCGTCTACTTCCCCTTCGTGGAGCCGGGCGCCCAGTTCGCCATCTGGTGGCCGGAGGGGGAAAAGTGGCTGGAGCTCGGGGGGGCGGGGATGGTCCACCCCAAGGTCTTCCAGGCGGTGGACGCCTATCGGGAGCGCCTGGGCCTTCCCCCGGCCTACCAAGGGGTCACGGGCTTCGCCTTCGGGCTGGGCGTGGAGCGGCTCGCCATGCTCCGCTTCGGCATCCCGGACATCCGCTACTTCTTTGGGGGAAGGCTCAAGTTCCTGGAGCAGTTTAGGGGGGTTCTATGA